One Maribacter sp. HTCC2170 genomic window, GTATTGAACGTTGTTGAACCTGTTGATGCCATTAAAGCCACCAGCGATGTCAAATTTGACAAACCAGCGCCAAAGGGAGCTGTTAAGTTGGTTGACGCTTCCAATGTTGAGGAGTTAATAAACCTCTTACATAACGAAGCCAAGGTTATATAAATCAAACAACGCAAGTCCAATCCAATTTGAAATCTTAAAAAATTATGTCAGTTTTAGTATATACAGAATCAGATAACGGTAAATTCAAGAAGAACGCTTTTGAGGTCGCTTCTTATGCAAGTGAAGTTGCCAAGCAATTAGGATCCTCGGTGACCGCCATTTCTTTCAATTCAACAGAAAATGAAAGTCTTGGTAAATACGGTGTTTCAAAAGTATTGAACGTTTCAAACGAGCAATTAAATACTTTCAATGCCAAAGCATTTGCCAATGCCATTACAGAAGCAGCAAGCAAAGAAAGTGCATCTGTCATTGTTGTCAGCTCGAGCTCAGATACCAAATATCTAGCTCCAATTATCGCCGCCAAATTAAGTGCGGGCTATGTTTCAAATGTTGTTGCTGCGCCAGAAAGCACAAGTCCGTTTACCGTAAAAAGATCCGCTTTTAGTAACAAGGGATTTGCACATACACAAATAAATACCGATACAAAAGTAATTGGGGTTTCGAACAATTCTTTCGGAGCGGTTGAAAATAATACAACAGCAAGTGTTGAAGATTTTAACCCATCTTTAAATGATGCCGACTTTTCAACCAAATCGATTGAAATAGACAAAGTTGTGGGCCAAGCCACCATAGCCGATGCGGATATAGTAGTTTCTGGAGGAAGAGGATTAAAAGGTCCTGAAAACTGGGGAATGATAGAAGAGTTGGCCGATGTTTTAGGGGCAGCAACTGCTTGCTCAAAACCCGTTTCTGACATGGGATGGAGGCCTCATAGCGAACATGTAGGACAAACTGGAAAACCGGTAGCAAGTAACCTTTATATAGCTATTGGAATCTCAGGTGCGATTCAGCAT contains:
- a CDS encoding electron transfer flavoprotein subunit alpha/FixB family protein; protein product: MSVLVYTESDNGKFKKNAFEVASYASEVAKQLGSSVTAISFNSTENESLGKYGVSKVLNVSNEQLNTFNAKAFANAITEAASKESASVIVVSSSSDTKYLAPIIAAKLSAGYVSNVVAAPESTSPFTVKRSAFSNKGFAHTQINTDTKVIGVSNNSFGAVENNTTASVEDFNPSLNDADFSTKSIEIDKVVGQATIADADIVVSGGRGLKGPENWGMIEELADVLGAATACSKPVSDMGWRPHSEHVGQTGKPVASNLYIAIGISGAIQHLAGVSASKTKVVINTDAEAPFFKAADYGIVGDAFEVVPKLIEKLKEFKAQNT